A stretch of Brachyhypopomus gauderio isolate BG-103 chromosome 3, BGAUD_0.2, whole genome shotgun sequence DNA encodes these proteins:
- the lhfpl2b gene encoding LHFPL tetraspan subfamily member 2b: MCHVIVTCRSMLWTLMSIAVAFAELVAFMSADWLVDTDRTSQTNTSLPVSVDLAPPTLGLYSRCTLVDRQKLFQCGPYATHFTEIASGFWQATIIFLAVGIMLLSIVGFLSVFSMCFQGICGKSIFNVCGLLQAIAGLFLMLGLMLYPAGFGCEKVKHYCGKDASPFKVSDCSLGWALYTAIGGTLAAFLCAMLSAQAEVATSSDKVQDEVDEGRTLICVL, encoded by the exons ATGTGTCACGTCATCGTAACGTGCCGCTCCATGCTCTGGACCTTAATGAGCATAGCGGTGGCATTCGCCGAGTTGGTCGCCTTCATGAGCGCCGATTGGCTAGTAGACACTGACCGCACCTCCCAAACCAACACGTCACTTCCTGTATCTGTGGACCTTGCCCCGCCTACCCTTGGCCTTTACAGCCGCTGCACCCTGGTTGACCGGCAGAAGTTGTTCCAGTGTGGGCCCTACGCTACACACTTTACAGAGATTGCAAGTGGATTTTGGCAAGCCACCATTATATTTCTAGCTGTTGGGATCATGCTGTTGTCCATTGTCGGCTTCCTCTCTGTGTTTAGCATGTGTTTTCAGGGTATCTGTGGGAAAAGCATCTTTAATGTTTGCGGACTTCTTCAGGCTATTGCAG GGCTCTTCCTGATGCTGGGACTGATGCTCTACCCTGCAGGCTTCGGCTGCGAGAAGGTGAAGCACTACTGTGGGAAAGACGCTTCTCCGTTTAAAGTGAGCGATTGCTCCCTGGGCTGGGCCCTCTACACAGCTATAGGAGGAACGCTGGCCGCTTTCCTCTGTGCCATGCTCTCCGCCCAGGCCGAGGTGGCCACCTCCAGCGACAAGGTCCAGGATGAGGTGGACGAGGGCAGGACTCTCATCTGTGTGCTCTGA